One Methylocaldum marinum DNA window includes the following coding sequences:
- a CDS encoding SPOR domain-containing protein: protein MSKDYKHRIPGYRKRRLQIPKRWSLAAAGIGGTLGLAVYLFSDPDSAQSPQEPDTVAMPAPPPQAPLRTTPGSEKKSLPEQAQKPDTENKKAGDREPRPIKPREPRFTFYKILPEKEVIIPESEIKTIKREEKLGKQPASAPYLVQAGSFDNRRNAEQLKVNLAKIKIKARIEMIELDNSAWYRVNIGPYATLADADKIRAYLRTKGVDSIVQKTAK from the coding sequence ATGTCCAAGGATTACAAGCACCGCATTCCGGGATACCGAAAACGCAGACTCCAGATTCCAAAACGCTGGAGCCTGGCTGCGGCCGGAATCGGCGGCACGCTCGGGCTCGCCGTGTATCTTTTCTCCGACCCCGATAGCGCGCAAAGTCCGCAGGAACCCGACACCGTGGCGATGCCGGCGCCTCCGCCCCAAGCCCCGCTCAGGACAACGCCCGGGAGTGAAAAAAAGAGTCTGCCGGAACAGGCGCAGAAACCGGACACCGAGAACAAAAAAGCCGGCGATCGGGAGCCTCGGCCGATCAAGCCACGGGAGCCCAGATTTACCTTTTACAAGATCCTCCCCGAAAAGGAAGTCATCATCCCGGAAAGCGAGATCAAAACGATTAAACGGGAGGAAAAGCTCGGCAAGCAACCGGCCTCGGCGCCTTATCTGGTCCAGGCCGGATCTTTCGACAATCGCCGGAATGCCGAACAGCTGAAGGTAAACCTGGCCAAAATCAAAATCAAGGCCAGGATCGAGATGATCGAACTCGACAATTCCGCCTGGTACCGTGTCAACATCGGCCCCTACGCCACCTTGGCCGATGCCGACAAAATCAGGGCCTACCTCCGCACCAAAGGCGTCGACAGCATCGTGCAAAAAACGGCGAAATAA
- the ndhC gene encoding NADH-quinone oxidoreductase subunit A, with protein sequence MSADLVQASNLWPFIAYIAAILVVIAAMLAIPHFLARPTAVRAAGEPFESGVVPAGDIHVRLTIRFYPVAIFFVIFDLEAVFILAWAVAFRETGWLGYIEMSIFIGVLLAALIYLWRIGALDWRTERQKLQDAQLRI encoded by the coding sequence ATGAGTGCCGATCTGGTGCAGGCATCGAATCTCTGGCCGTTCATCGCTTATATCGCGGCGATCCTCGTCGTGATTGCGGCGATGTTGGCGATTCCCCATTTTCTCGCCCGGCCCACAGCGGTACGCGCCGCCGGCGAGCCTTTCGAATCCGGCGTCGTGCCGGCGGGCGACATCCATGTACGCCTCACCATACGCTTCTATCCGGTCGCGATCTTTTTCGTCATCTTCGACCTGGAAGCGGTTTTCATCCTTGCGTGGGCCGTCGCTTTCCGCGAGACGGGGTGGCTCGGGTACATCGAAATGTCGATATTCATCGGCGTCTTGCTGGCCGCCCTGATTTATCTCTGGAGAATCGGCGCTCTGGACTGGCGTACCGAACGGCAAAAATTGCAGGATGCCCAATTACGGATTTAA
- the ppnN gene encoding nucleotide 5'-monophosphate nucleosidase PpnN, which produces MQTINAQVRPEGTLEVLSKLEVAKLLDTSQGGLHELFRRCSLAVLNCGSAVDDSKAVLDQHKEFDIRVLQQQRGIKLEVLNAPASAFVDGEMIKGIREHLFSVLRDIVFTGSEIVSNPAFNPEVSEDITSAVFHILRNAGSLITNASPNLVVCWGGHSISREEYDYTKEVGHEFGLRGLNVCTGCGPGAMKGPMKGATIGHAKQRVYDARYVGVSEPGIIAAEPPNPIVNELVIMPDIEKRLEAFVRLGHGIVVFPGGVGTAEEILHLLGILLHPDNKNLPFPVILTGPAECAGYFELIDRFVTSTIGREVRRCYRIIIDDPAGVAREMKEGISLVREFRKQNGDAYYFNWLLRIEQQFQIPFVPTHQNMASLELHRQQEPHNLAANLRRAFSGIVAGNVKAEGIRTIEEHGPFELRGDAEVLKPLDELLAAFVAQGRMKLPGVCYEPCYRLVA; this is translated from the coding sequence ATGCAAACCATCAACGCCCAGGTAAGGCCGGAAGGCACTCTGGAGGTCTTGTCCAAGCTCGAAGTGGCGAAGTTGCTCGATACCAGTCAGGGCGGCCTGCACGAGCTTTTCCGCCGTTGCTCGCTGGCGGTCCTGAACTGCGGCAGTGCCGTCGATGACAGCAAGGCGGTGCTCGATCAGCACAAGGAATTCGACATACGTGTCCTGCAGCAGCAGCGCGGCATCAAGCTGGAGGTGCTGAACGCCCCGGCGTCGGCGTTCGTCGACGGCGAAATGATCAAAGGCATACGGGAGCACCTGTTTTCGGTGCTCAGGGATATCGTGTTCACGGGGTCGGAGATCGTGTCGAATCCGGCATTCAATCCCGAGGTGTCTGAAGATATCACCAGCGCGGTTTTTCATATTCTCCGCAATGCCGGCAGTCTGATAACGAACGCTTCTCCGAATCTGGTCGTTTGCTGGGGCGGCCATTCGATCAGCCGAGAGGAATACGATTACACCAAGGAAGTGGGTCACGAGTTCGGGCTGCGGGGGCTGAACGTCTGTACCGGATGCGGTCCCGGGGCGATGAAGGGACCGATGAAAGGCGCCACGATCGGTCATGCGAAGCAGCGCGTCTACGATGCCCGCTACGTGGGCGTTTCCGAGCCGGGGATCATCGCCGCCGAGCCTCCCAATCCCATCGTCAACGAGCTGGTCATCATGCCGGACATCGAAAAACGTCTCGAAGCGTTCGTCAGGCTCGGGCACGGCATCGTCGTTTTTCCGGGGGGCGTCGGTACAGCGGAGGAAATTCTTCATCTCCTCGGGATTCTGCTCCATCCCGACAACAAGAATTTACCGTTCCCGGTGATTTTGACCGGTCCCGCGGAGTGTGCCGGCTATTTCGAGCTTATCGACCGCTTTGTGACCTCGACGATAGGCCGCGAGGTACGCCGATGCTATCGGATCATCATCGACGATCCTGCGGGAGTGGCCCGGGAAATGAAAGAAGGCATCAGCCTGGTCCGGGAATTCCGAAAACAGAACGGTGACGCTTATTACTTCAATTGGCTGCTCCGGATCGAACAGCAGTTCCAGATTCCTTTCGTACCCACGCATCAGAACATGGCTTCCCTGGAGTTGCACCGCCAGCAGGAGCCTCACAATCTGGCCGCCAATCTGCGCCGGGCCTTCTCCGGAATCGTGGCCGGAAACGTCAAGGCGGAAGGCATACGAACCATCGAGGAACACGGGCCTTTCGAACTTCGGGGCGATGCCGAAGTGTTAAAACCCCTGGACGAATTGTTGGCGGCTTTCGTGGCGCAAGGCCGCATGAAGCTTCCCGGCGTATGCTATGAGCCGTGCTACCGGCTGGTCGCGTAA
- a CDS encoding antibiotic biosynthesis monooxygenase family protein, translating into MFIAMNRFKIALGKEGDFVTIWRNRETHLNEVPGFREFHLLQGPSNEEHTLFASHSTWDSKEAFEAWTRSEAFRKAHANAGGSKGIYLGPPQFEGFEVIL; encoded by the coding sequence ATGTTCATCGCCATGAACCGATTCAAGATCGCGCTGGGCAAGGAAGGCGATTTCGTCACGATCTGGCGGAATCGCGAAACTCATTTGAACGAAGTTCCGGGATTCCGGGAATTCCATCTCCTTCAAGGTCCGAGCAACGAGGAACACACGCTGTTCGCCTCGCATTCGACCTGGGATTCCAAAGAGGCTTTCGAAGCCTGGACCCGTTCGGAGGCCTTTCGAAAAGCGCACGCCAACGCGGGCGGCAGTAAGGGGATCTACCTCGGGCCGCCTCAGTTCGAGGGTTTCGAGGTGATTCTTTAA
- the argS gene encoding arginine--tRNA ligase yields the protein MKKRLENLLHSAVSVLKEHGGLPPDINPTVLVERARDAQHGDFATNLAMTLAKTAKCNPRQLAEKIASALPRDDVIAKLEIAGPGFINFFIDPKARHRIIADIHDAGHEFGKSRIGAGRKVQVEFVSANPTGPLHVGHGRGAAYGAVVANLLAATGFTVHREYYVNDAGRQMDILAASVWLRYLEECGEVLSFPSNGYRGEYVRTIAWDLHKQVGEKYRRPAAEVMADIPPDEPQGGDKEIHIDALVTRTKALLGTDAYRIVFDAGLDSILGDIREDLEEFGVRYDEWFSERSLSDTGAIERALLKLQDGGYLYDKDGATWFASSRLGDEKDRVVVRENGQMTYFASDIAYHSNKLERGFDQIINIWGADHHGYIPRVKAAIQALGGDSERLHVLLVQFAVLYRGEEKVQMSTRSGEFVTLRQLRNEVGKDAARFFYVMRKSDQHMDFDLKLATSRTNENPVYYVQYAHARICSVFRQLDEKGWQRDILGGMDQLELLTETHELALINTLTRYPEVVEQSAIQHEPHHLVHYLRELAYEFHTYYNAHQFLVEDAALRNARLNLIAAVRQVIGNGLGLLDVSAPEAM from the coding sequence ATGAAAAAACGTCTGGAAAATCTGCTACATAGCGCCGTTTCCGTATTAAAAGAACATGGCGGGCTACCTCCCGATATCAATCCGACCGTTCTGGTGGAGCGTGCTCGCGATGCGCAGCACGGCGATTTCGCCACCAATCTGGCGATGACCCTGGCCAAGACCGCCAAATGCAATCCGCGACAACTGGCGGAAAAAATCGCGTCGGCCCTGCCCCGGGACGACGTCATCGCCAAGCTCGAGATCGCCGGCCCCGGTTTCATCAATTTCTTCATCGATCCGAAGGCCAGACATCGAATCATCGCGGATATCCACGACGCCGGGCACGAGTTCGGCAAGAGCCGCATCGGAGCGGGCCGCAAGGTACAGGTGGAGTTCGTTTCCGCCAACCCGACCGGCCCCTTGCATGTGGGACACGGCCGCGGCGCGGCCTACGGGGCGGTGGTGGCGAACCTGCTGGCCGCCACCGGGTTCACGGTGCACCGGGAGTATTACGTGAACGACGCCGGCCGGCAGATGGACATCCTGGCCGCGAGCGTCTGGCTGCGTTACCTGGAAGAATGCGGCGAAGTCCTGAGCTTCCCGAGCAATGGCTATCGCGGCGAATACGTGCGCACGATCGCCTGGGATCTGCACAAGCAAGTCGGAGAGAAATACCGGCGGCCGGCCGCCGAGGTCATGGCGGACATTCCGCCGGACGAACCCCAGGGCGGCGACAAGGAGATACATATCGACGCGCTGGTTACCAGGACCAAGGCGCTGCTCGGCACCGACGCTTACCGTATCGTCTTCGATGCCGGCCTCGACAGCATCCTGGGCGACATACGCGAGGACCTGGAGGAATTCGGGGTTCGTTACGACGAGTGGTTTTCGGAACGGAGCCTCTCCGACACCGGAGCCATCGAGCGGGCTCTGCTGAAGCTTCAGGACGGAGGCTATCTCTACGATAAGGATGGCGCAACCTGGTTCGCCTCCAGCCGCCTGGGAGACGAAAAGGACCGGGTCGTGGTCCGGGAAAACGGCCAGATGACCTATTTCGCGTCCGACATTGCTTATCATTCGAACAAGCTGGAGCGCGGTTTCGATCAGATCATCAACATCTGGGGCGCCGATCATCACGGCTACATTCCCCGCGTCAAAGCCGCCATTCAGGCTCTGGGAGGCGATTCCGAACGGCTCCACGTACTGCTGGTACAGTTCGCGGTGCTCTATCGCGGCGAGGAAAAAGTCCAGATGTCCACCCGCTCCGGAGAATTCGTGACACTCCGCCAGCTTCGCAACGAAGTGGGCAAGGACGCGGCGCGATTCTTCTATGTCATGCGAAAGTCCGACCAGCACATGGATTTCGATCTGAAGCTGGCCACATCGAGGACCAACGAAAATCCGGTCTACTATGTACAATACGCTCATGCGCGGATTTGCAGCGTATTTCGGCAATTGGACGAAAAAGGCTGGCAGCGCGACATTCTCGGCGGCATGGACCAACTGGAGTTATTGACGGAAACGCACGAACTGGCCTTGATCAACACGCTGACCCGCTATCCGGAAGTTGTGGAACAGTCGGCCATTCAGCACGAACCGCACCATCTGGTGCATTATCTGCGCGAGCTGGCGTACGAATTCCACACCTATTACAACGCCCATCAATTCCTGGTGGAGGACGCGGCATTGCGGAATGCCCGCCTCAACCTGATCGCGGCGGTGCGACAGGTGATCGGCAACGGCCTGGGCCTGCTCGACGTTTCCGCGCCCGAAGCGATGTAG